The nucleotide window ATGCCTGCTTTTAATGCAGAGTTGGCCGGACTTATAAAAGCTGCTCTTTCGGGACCAAAAACACTTGAGTAATGCCAATCTCCCCATAAATAAGCATGAGTAGAAAAGTAAGAAGGAATTACCCCTAATTCTTTTATCTTTTGAATATGATCAGGACGGCTGTTTTGTACATGAATTAATGTTGCGCGCAATTCCGGCTGGTAAATATTTTCATCTTTTAACCTTTTGATAACGCGTATAGCCTGATCAATTGCTGCATCTCCGTTTACATGAAGCTGCGCAGTGATATGATTTTGGAAAAGTGTTTTCAGATCGTTATATAACGTTTCATCCGTAAAAATGGGAAATCCTTTATAGTCTTTAGACTGACCTTCCGGCGGAACTAAATAAGGCTGTGTCAACCAGGCTGTTTTTCCCTGAGGAGAACCATCATTAGAAAATTTGAAGCCAGCCAGTTTCAAACGATTTTCATACTTCATATACTTTGGCTTGAAATTGTTGAAATCTTTTTTGAAATATTCATAATCAGGAAAGTAAACAATATCGGCTTTAAAAAGATGTTGAGAAGCTGCCTTTTCTAACAAAACTACACTTTCTCCCATAGTTCTTCCATCACAAATAGTCGTTTGCCCATAGCTGAGCCATTCATCCTGGGCTTTCATCAGGTTTTCCATGGCATGAGCCTGGGTATCTTTGCCTTTACTCATTTTTTCCGTTAAGGTCAGCAACGCTGTGAAACTGGCATTCTCTTCCAACTTTCCATTCAGTTTTCCTGTTGCTTTATCTCTTCCGATGTGTCCTCCTTCAGGATCTTTTGATGATTCTGTTATTCCCAGAAGTTGCAGCATTGCACTGTTTGCTACACTGGCATGACCTGAGGCGTGAATGACAATGATAGGATTGGTTTTGCTGATGACATCCAGTTCTGTTCTTGTAGGATGACGGTGTTCCGCCATTATTGCATCATCATAACCATTTCCGATAATTGGCTGTTGAACTGAGATTTTATTGTCTTTGATGTAGTTTTTAAACGTAATCTGTAAATCTTTAATAGAATTTACAGTGCCATAAGGTTCGGGGGACAGATCTACAGCGTCCATAATCCCGGCTCTTGATGTAAGATGTCCATGAACATCTATAAAACCAGGAAGAAGAGTCTTTCCATTTAAGTTAATCAATTTAGTGGCTGATCCTGAAAAACGCTCTGCATCTGATTTTGTTCCTGCAAAAAGTATTTTTCCGTCTTTAACGGCTACTGCTTCAACCTGGGGAGAAGAATCCTCCATTGTTATAATAGGTCCTCCGAAATATAGTATTTCAGCTTTTTCCTGTGGCATCTTATGATGACAGCTGCTTATGCCTGCAGATAGGATAAGGGTGTATAGTATCTTTCTCATAAATAATTAATTCAAATCATAGTGAGAAACAAATTTACAAAATAATAGATTATTATTAATGAATTTTATGGTGTGTTTATAATTTCATTATATTTATAAGACTAATCTCAATTTTTTAATATAAAATAATAAACTATGGATCTATTTGTGTTAGTGCCAATTTTTGGTGTCATAGCTTTGCTTTATACATTTCTTCAGAGCAACTGGGTCAATAAACAGAATGCCGGAAATGAAAAAATGAAAACAATCAGCGGGCATATTGCAGACGGTGCAATGGCTTTTCTAAAGGCTGAATACAAAATCTTAACGTACTTTGTTGTAGTGGTTGCTATTTTACTGGCAGTGATGGGGTCTAGTAATGCCAATTCACATTGGAGTATAGGAATCGCTTTTGTGGTGGGGGCTATATTCTCTGCCTGTGCAGGATTCATCGGAATGAAAATCGCTACTAAAGCTAATGTCAGAACGGCAGAAGCGGCAAGAACTTCACTGTCTAAAGCTCTTAAAGTATCCTTTACCGGAGGTTCAGTAATGGGAATGGGGGTTGCCGGACTAGCTGTTTTAGGTTTGGGAGCCTTATTTCTGATTATTAAACAGATTTTTGCGCCGGATGCTACAGTAGATTCTCATGAAATGGAAAGAACCATTGAAATTCTCACCGGATTTTCTCTTGGTGCAGAATCCATAGCGCTTTTTGCAAGAGTAGGAGGTGGTATTTATACAAAAGCAGCAGACGTAGGTGCCGACCTTGTGGGAAAAGTTGAAGCCGGAATCCCGGAAGATGATCCCCGAAATCCCGCAACCATTGCAGATAACGTAGGAGATAATGTGGGAGATGTAGCAGGAATGGGAGCTGACCTTTTCGGATCTTATGTGGCAACGGTTTTAGCTACCATGGTATTGGGTAGAGAAACCGTTTCTGATGATGCTTTCGGAGGTTTTGCCCCGATTCTTTTACCGATGCTTATTGCAGGAACAGGAATTATATTTTCAATGGTCGGAACTTTATTTGTAAAAGTAAATGATAATGAAGGTTCATCCACTTCAAGTGTTC belongs to Chryseobacterium gleum and includes:
- a CDS encoding amidohydrolase, whose product is MRKILYTLILSAGISSCHHKMPQEKAEILYFGGPIITMEDSSPQVEAVAVKDGKILFAGTKSDAERFSGSATKLINLNGKTLLPGFIDVHGHLTSRAGIMDAVDLSPEPYGTVNSIKDLQITFKNYIKDNKISVQQPIIGNGYDDAIMAEHRHPTRTELDVISKTNPIIVIHASGHASVANSAMLQLLGITESSKDPEGGHIGRDKATGKLNGKLEENASFTALLTLTEKMSKGKDTQAHAMENLMKAQDEWLSYGQTTICDGRTMGESVVLLEKAASQHLFKADIVYFPDYEYFKKDFNNFKPKYMKYENRLKLAGFKFSNDGSPQGKTAWLTQPYLVPPEGQSKDYKGFPIFTDETLYNDLKTLFQNHITAQLHVNGDAAIDQAIRVIKRLKDENIYQPELRATLIHVQNSRPDHIQKIKELGVIPSYFSTHAYLWGDWHYSSVFGPERAAFISPANSALKAGITFTIHHDAPVTPPDLITAVYAAVNRKTRSGMILGPNERISPIEALKAITINGAYQLQEENRKGSIKAGKIADFVILDQNPLTINPENLRKIKVLETIKEGNSVYKRVSIY